In Carya illinoinensis cultivar Pawnee chromosome 16, C.illinoinensisPawnee_v1, whole genome shotgun sequence, a single window of DNA contains:
- the LOC122299763 gene encoding TMV resistance protein N-like isoform X2 encodes MAFTSNIQTTLSSSSSCSKHQWKYEVFLSFRGETRDTFTSHLCNELREKLIYTFMDDVRLEIGRPIKKELLDAIEKSRMAVIIISKEYATSTWCLEELAKIVECMKDRELKVLPIFYHVNPSDARKQEEGTFRDAFAKHEKNLANKERVQTWRNALKEVANLSGYHLKNGDESKFIRSIVKKVSIELSNTRPSGDENNLVGIDSRVKEMYLHYLDIGSNDVRFIGICGMSGMGKTTLARIVFQKYNHLFRARSFLENVSLVSKRNGLVTLQENLLSDMKLKDDQEKWDVLKGIDVIRNRLRYTKVLIVLDDVDEKEQLETLAGNCNWFGPGSRIIVTTKDRHLLISHGVQIIYPIKGLHKKEALHLFSQKAFHDPNQCDDQDLLDLCNDYVSYADGHPLSLKVLGSSLFGKGREVWRSSLDRLQILPNRDIQKKLKIGFDALGETEKIMFLDIACFFNGEDKDRVVDLLEGSDCFPNIDIETLVDKSLITILGKKLWMHGLLQRMGWEIVRCEYPKKPGKRSRLWRRDEILEVLRENSGTYKVEGIMFSTSSPHQKEDLNPKAFTNMKKLRLIKACDVNLPRGLNSLSNWLQLIEWDEYPLGSIPESFQPSNLVELIMHRSSIMQLPSNLNLNKLKVMDFTGSENLMMTPDFSGFPSLRRLIFEGCTRLYEVHPSIAALNQLILLNLKGCKRLIRLPHKINLESLNLLILSGCSRFAEFPEVGENMKHLSKLYLDGTAIEALPLSIQLLTGLTLLNLGDCKKLFFFPCVVCFLPALKTLILYGCRGQPPSLVLFSIGAPLTLSLPSYFQELTSLVALDLSSCNLLDGALPDNLSSLTSLESLNLSRNNFTRLPESISQLPMLKFLYLDNCRRLQLLPNLPSTTQFVMARECTSLQNYSNQVVVLTSGGGEFTVINCLSLATHEEDILNKVSLLDRHFHPLWMEEQIHQSEEYHGISQTAIPEWFNQKFGSSISIPIPYNLSKDSSWRGIVLHAPLSSSVHGVTVDDASNNSHELICSLDIDGGPATFSVVLPKYQRSHSRSLGLCLYISHARLRNQLDKCNCFTARFTSNSPNIVIRFCGARILYEQDMMQFVQIVSQKNFGWHPLVAEASSRFDGGPYDDFYAAGPLGFHPSTRYSFCFPPCKVQDWFTHQSCGHSVAIDIPPRLYGNDNWMGLVLYASFSIRRDSETLLDNCQLQMALHDRSFSCHTSRHEIKQFITPGGFCLIAYVPASNVLGHWEQYSSHIAASFVSDCPIITMEKCGLRILYKHDQVQFEQELKHCNDLFSEYRDSTGPFMADLEKTNATTVPLHSNKDLEIKISIRPIDHQEKTNKTRRSYLMDRGYDSCYRPSKILEWFTHRSADSVVTIPLPLNDRTSWIGLALCASLSVPGHSSNVADNLVSRLPSNLICDLETDIDKVERFHTYCLTKRDLKLLSKLGGFIWLSYIPRRLFPNFMDECSWIDASISTDCPGLMVQKCGFRLLYDEEELYDQFEETKSHFSCGSDYDWVEELYDVERKNSEDTLILRSQFEELYDWVKYYWKYFFFRFFFFSIMFSFIEQTFGPSFSFFIYLFIFIYRWKLI; translated from the exons ATGGCTTTCACCAGCAATATTCAAACAACCctatcatcttcttcctcttgttCCAAACACCAATGGAAATATGAAGTTTTCCTCAGTTTCAGAGGTGAAACCCGTGATACTTTTACAAGCCATCTATGCAATGAGTTGCGTGAGAAATTGATCTACACCTTTATGGATGATGTAAGACTGGAGATAGGAAGACCCATTAAGAAGGAACTCTTGGATGCAATAGAGAAGTCAAGAATGGCGGTCATCATTATTTCAAAGGAGTATGCAACATCCACATGGTGCTTGGAAGAACTTGCAAAGATTGTTGAATGCATGAAAGATAGAGAGTTGAAAGTTTTGCCCATTTTCTATCATGTAAATCCTAGTGACGCACGGAAACAGGAGGAGGGCACCTTCAGAGATGCCTTTGCTAAACACGAGAAGAATCTTGCGAACAAAGAAAGGGTGCAAACTTGGAGAAATGCTTTGAAAGAAGTGGCCAATCTCTCTGGATACCATTTGAAGAACGG GGATGAGTCAAAGTTTATCAGAAGTATTGTTAAAAAGGTATCTATAGAATTGAGCAACACCCGCCCAAGTGGTGATGAGAACAACCTTGTTGGGATTGACTCTCGTGTTAAGGAAATGTATTTGCATTATTTAGATATTGGATCGAATGATGTTCGCTTTATAGGGATATGCGGGATGAGTGGAATGGGCAAGACGACTCTTGCACGAATTGTTTTTCAAAAGTACAATCATCTATTCCGAGCTAGAAGCTTTCTCGAGAATGTTAGTTTGGTTTCTAAAAGAAATGGTCTAGTTACTTTACAAGAAAATCTCCTTTCTGATATGAAGTTGAAGGATGACCAAGAAAAATGGGATGTGCTTAAGGGAATTGATGTGATAAGGAATAGATTACGTTACACAAAAGTTCTTATTGTTCTCGATGATGTGGATGAAAAAGAACAATTAGAAACATTAGCTGGAAACTGCAATTGGTTTGGACCAGGGAGTAGAATCATTGTGACCACAAAAGATAGACATTTGTTAATAAGTCATGGAGTGCAAATTATATACCCGATTAAAGGACTACACAAAAAGGAGGCTTTACATCTTTTTAGTCAAAAAGCCTTTCATGACCCTAATCAATGTGATGACCAAGACCTTTTGGATTTATGCAATGACTATGTGAGTTATGCCGACGGTCATCCTTTAAGTCTTAAAGTGTTGGGTTCCTCCCTGTTTGGAAAAGGAAGAGAGGTATGGAGAAGTTCTTTGGATAGATTACAAATACTTCCTAATAGAGATATTCAAAAGAAACTCAAAATAGGTTTTGATGCATTGGGGGAGACAGAGAAAATAATGTTCTTAgatattgcatgtttcttcaaCGGGGAAGACAAAGATCGAGTAGTAGATTTATTGGAAGGTTCTGATTGCTTCCCTAACATTGATATAGAAACTCTTGTAGACAAATCTCTTATCACTATTTTGGGGAAAAAATTGTGGATGCATGGTTTACTACAAAGAATGGGTTGGGAAATTGTTCGCTGTGAATACCCAAAAAAACCTGGAAAACGTAGCAGATTATGGCGTCGTGATGAGATCCTTGAAGTTCTACGAGAAAACTCT GGAACATATAAAGTTGAAGGCATAATGTTTAGTACCTCGTCTCCACACCAAAAAGAAGACTTGAATCCTAAAGCCTTTACAAATATGAAAAAACTTAGATTAATTAAAGCATGTGATGTGAACCTTCCACGGGGCCTCAATTCTCTCTCTAATTGGTTACAACTAATCGAATGGGACGAATATCCTTTGGGGTCTATACCGGAGAGTTTTCAACCAAGCAATCTAGTTGAGCTCATTATGCATCGCAGCAGCATTATGCAATTACCAAGCAATCTG AATTTAAACAAGTTGAAAGTCATGGACTTTACTGGCTCTGAAAACTTGATGATGACTCCTGACTTCTCTGGATTTCCAAGTCTTCGAAGGTTAATTTTTGAAGGTTGCACAAGATTGTATGAAGTTCACCCATCTATTGCGGCTCTCAATCAGCTTATTCTATTAAATCTCAAAGGTTGTAAACGTCTGATTAGGCTTCCGCATAAGATCAACTTGGAATCATTGAATCTTTTGATCTTATCGGGTTGTTCAAGATTTGCTGAGTTTCCAGAGGTTGGGGAGAATATGAAGCATTTGTCAAAGCTTTATTTGGATGGGACTGCCATTGAGGCACTTCCATTATCAATTCAACTTCTAACTGGCCTAACATTACTAAATCTTGGAGACTGCaagaagctttttttttttccgtgtGTCGTCTGTTTTTTACCTGCTCTTAAAACCCTCATTCTTTATGGATGTAGAGGTCAACCTCCTTcccttgttttattttcaattggTGCACCCCTCACCTTGTCGTTGCCTAGCTATTTTCAAGAGTTGACCTCTTTGGTAGCTCTAGATCTAAGTAGTTGCAATCTATTGGATGGAGCACTCCCCGACAATCTTAGTAGCTTAACCTCCTTGGAGTCTCTGAATTTAAGCAGAAACAATTTCACACGCTTGCCAGAGAGCATTTCTCAGCTTCCAATGCTTAAGTTTCTTTATTTGGATAATTGTAGGAGGCTTCAGTTATTGCCAAATCTTCCCTCAACTACACAATTTGTAATGGCTCGAGAATGTACTTCACTCCAAAATTATTCAAATCAAGTTGTAGTGTTGACTTCAGGTGGAGGAGAATTCACTGTTATTAACTGCCTCAGCTTGGCTACCCATGAAGAAGACATTCTAAATAAG GTTTCCTTGCTAGATAGACACTTTCACCCATTGTGGAtggag GAGCAAATTCATCAAAGTGAAGAATACCATGGCATTTCTCAGACTGCAATTCCAGAGTGGTTCAATCAAAAATTTGGGTCATCAATATCGATCCCAATACCATACAATCTCTCAAAAGATAGTAGTTGGAGAGGAATTGTGTTGCATGCACCGCTATCTAGTAGTGTTCATGGTGTAACTGTGGATGATGCCTCAAATAATTCTCATGAGTTGATATGTAGCTTGGACATAGATGGAGGTCCTGCAACTTTTTCCGTAGTCCTCCCTAAATACCAACGCAGCCACAGTCGTTCATTAGGACTTTGCCTATATATATCGCATGCGAGGCTTAGGAACCAACTAGACAAGTGCAACTGCTTCACCGCTCGGTTTACATCCAACAGCCCCAATATTGTGATCAGATTTTGTGGCGCTCGTATCCTCTACGAGCAAGATATGATGCAGTTTGTACAAATTGTAAGCCAGAAAAATTTTGGATGGCATCCTTTAGTAGCGGAGGCAAGTAGTAGGTTTGACGGTGGCCCTTATGATGACTTCTATGCAGCTGGCCCGCTG GGCTTTCATCCCTCCACTAGGtatagtttttgttttcctcCATGTAAAGTTCAAGACTGGTTCACTCATCAAAGTTGTGGACACTCAGTGGCAATTGACATCCCCCCAAGATTGTACGGTAACGATAATTGGATGGGACTTGTTCTATATGCTTCTTTTTCAATCCGCAGGGATTCAGAAACCCTCCTCGACAATTGTCAATTGCAAATGGCTCTGCATGATAGAAGCTTTTCTTGCCACACCAGTAGACATGAAATCAAGCAGTTTATTACTCCAGGTGGCTTCTGTTTGATAGCTTATGTGCCAGCTAGTAATGTATTGGGGCATTGGGAACAGTACAGCAGccacattgcagcttcatttgtaAGTGATTGTCCAATCATTACAATGGAGAAATGTGGACTTCGTATTTTGTACAAGCATGATCAAGTACAATTCGAGCAAGAACTAAAACACTGCAATGATTTGTTTTCTGAGTACCGAGATTCCACAGGTCCTTTTATGGCTGATCTAGAAAAAACAAATGCAACAACAGTACCTCTCCACTCTAATAAGGACCTCGAAATTAAAATATCGATAAGGCCCATTGATCATCAGGAGAAGACTAATAAAACTCGCAGAAGTTACCTTATG GATCGTGGATATGATTCATGTTATCGTCCAAGTAAAATTCTGGAGTGGTTCACCCATCGGAGTGCCGACTCTGTTGTGACAATCCCTTTACCTCTAAATGATCGTACTTCTTGGATTGGACTTGCTCTTTGTGCTTCTCTTTCAGTCCCAGGGCATTCAAGTAACGTTGCTGACAATCTGGTTTCCCGACTTCCTTCCAACCTCATTTGTGATCTGGAAACTGATATTGACAAAGTGGAACGTTTCCATACTTATTGCCTCACCAAACGTGATCTCAAGTTGCTGTCAAAGCTAGGTGGATTCATTTGGCTATCTTATATACCACGCCGGTTGTTTCcaaattttatggatgaatgcaGTTGGATTGATGCTTCTATCTCAACCGATTGCCCAGGCTTGATGGTGCAAAAGTGTGGATTCCGTCTTTTGTATGATGAAGAAGAGCTATATGATCAATTTGAGGAAACAAAAAGCCATTTCTCATGTGGTTCAGATTATGACTGGGTTGAAGAATTATATGATGTTGAACGAAAGAACTCTGAGGATACGTTGATCCTGCGTAGCCAATTTGAAGAATTATATGACTGGGTAAAATACTAttggaagtatttttttttcaggttttttttcttttctataatgttttcttttatagaacaGACCTTTGGaccttctttttcattttttatttatttatttatttttatttaccgTTGGAAGTTAATTTGA
- the LOC122299763 gene encoding TMV resistance protein N-like isoform X1, with protein MAFTSNIQTTLSSSSSCSKHQWKYEVFLSFRGETRDTFTSHLCNELREKLIYTFMDDVRLEIGRPIKKELLDAIEKSRMAVIIISKEYATSTWCLEELAKIVECMKDRELKVLPIFYHVNPSDARKQEEGTFRDAFAKHEKNLANKERVQTWRNALKEVANLSGYHLKNGDESKFIRSIVKKVSIELSNTRPSGDENNLVGIDSRVKEMYLHYLDIGSNDVRFIGICGMSGMGKTTLARIVFQKYNHLFRARSFLENVSLVSKRNGLVTLQENLLSDMKLKDDQEKWDVLKGIDVIRNRLRYTKVLIVLDDVDEKEQLETLAGNCNWFGPGSRIIVTTKDRHLLISHGVQIIYPIKGLHKKEALHLFSQKAFHDPNQCDDQDLLDLCNDYVSYADGHPLSLKVLGSSLFGKGREVWRSSLDRLQILPNRDIQKKLKIGFDALGETEKIMFLDIACFFNGEDKDRVVDLLEGSDCFPNIDIETLVDKSLITILGKKLWMHGLLQRMGWEIVRCEYPKKPGKRSRLWRRDEILEVLRENSGTYKVEGIMFSTSSPHQKEDLNPKAFTNMKKLRLIKACDVNLPRGLNSLSNWLQLIEWDEYPLGSIPESFQPSNLVELIMHRSSIMQLPSNLNLNKLKVMDFTGSENLMMTPDFSGFPSLRRLIFEGCTRLYEVHPSIAALNQLILLNLKGCKRLIRLPHKINLESLNLLILSGCSRFAEFPEVGENMKHLSKLYLDGTAIEALPLSIQLLTGLTLLNLGDCKKLFFFPCVVCFLPALKTLILYGCRGQPPSLVLFSIGAPLTLSLPSYFQELTSLVALDLSSCNLLDGALPDNLSSLTSLESLNLSRNNFTRLPESISQLPMLKFLYLDNCRRLQLLPNLPSTTQFVMARECTSLQNYSNQVVVLTSGGGEFTVINCLSLATHEEDILNKVSFHEEDILNKVSLLDRHFHPLWMEEQIHQSEEYHGISQTAIPEWFNQKFGSSISIPIPYNLSKDSSWRGIVLHAPLSSSVHGVTVDDASNNSHELICSLDIDGGPATFSVVLPKYQRSHSRSLGLCLYISHARLRNQLDKCNCFTARFTSNSPNIVIRFCGARILYEQDMMQFVQIVSQKNFGWHPLVAEASSRFDGGPYDDFYAAGPLGFHPSTRYSFCFPPCKVQDWFTHQSCGHSVAIDIPPRLYGNDNWMGLVLYASFSIRRDSETLLDNCQLQMALHDRSFSCHTSRHEIKQFITPGGFCLIAYVPASNVLGHWEQYSSHIAASFVSDCPIITMEKCGLRILYKHDQVQFEQELKHCNDLFSEYRDSTGPFMADLEKTNATTVPLHSNKDLEIKISIRPIDHQEKTNKTRRSYLMDRGYDSCYRPSKILEWFTHRSADSVVTIPLPLNDRTSWIGLALCASLSVPGHSSNVADNLVSRLPSNLICDLETDIDKVERFHTYCLTKRDLKLLSKLGGFIWLSYIPRRLFPNFMDECSWIDASISTDCPGLMVQKCGFRLLYDEEELYDQFEETKSHFSCGSDYDWVEELYDVERKNSEDTLILRSQFEELYDWVKYYWKYFFFRFFFFSIMFSFIEQTFGPSFSFFIYLFIFIYRWKLI; from the exons ATGGCTTTCACCAGCAATATTCAAACAACCctatcatcttcttcctcttgttCCAAACACCAATGGAAATATGAAGTTTTCCTCAGTTTCAGAGGTGAAACCCGTGATACTTTTACAAGCCATCTATGCAATGAGTTGCGTGAGAAATTGATCTACACCTTTATGGATGATGTAAGACTGGAGATAGGAAGACCCATTAAGAAGGAACTCTTGGATGCAATAGAGAAGTCAAGAATGGCGGTCATCATTATTTCAAAGGAGTATGCAACATCCACATGGTGCTTGGAAGAACTTGCAAAGATTGTTGAATGCATGAAAGATAGAGAGTTGAAAGTTTTGCCCATTTTCTATCATGTAAATCCTAGTGACGCACGGAAACAGGAGGAGGGCACCTTCAGAGATGCCTTTGCTAAACACGAGAAGAATCTTGCGAACAAAGAAAGGGTGCAAACTTGGAGAAATGCTTTGAAAGAAGTGGCCAATCTCTCTGGATACCATTTGAAGAACGG GGATGAGTCAAAGTTTATCAGAAGTATTGTTAAAAAGGTATCTATAGAATTGAGCAACACCCGCCCAAGTGGTGATGAGAACAACCTTGTTGGGATTGACTCTCGTGTTAAGGAAATGTATTTGCATTATTTAGATATTGGATCGAATGATGTTCGCTTTATAGGGATATGCGGGATGAGTGGAATGGGCAAGACGACTCTTGCACGAATTGTTTTTCAAAAGTACAATCATCTATTCCGAGCTAGAAGCTTTCTCGAGAATGTTAGTTTGGTTTCTAAAAGAAATGGTCTAGTTACTTTACAAGAAAATCTCCTTTCTGATATGAAGTTGAAGGATGACCAAGAAAAATGGGATGTGCTTAAGGGAATTGATGTGATAAGGAATAGATTACGTTACACAAAAGTTCTTATTGTTCTCGATGATGTGGATGAAAAAGAACAATTAGAAACATTAGCTGGAAACTGCAATTGGTTTGGACCAGGGAGTAGAATCATTGTGACCACAAAAGATAGACATTTGTTAATAAGTCATGGAGTGCAAATTATATACCCGATTAAAGGACTACACAAAAAGGAGGCTTTACATCTTTTTAGTCAAAAAGCCTTTCATGACCCTAATCAATGTGATGACCAAGACCTTTTGGATTTATGCAATGACTATGTGAGTTATGCCGACGGTCATCCTTTAAGTCTTAAAGTGTTGGGTTCCTCCCTGTTTGGAAAAGGAAGAGAGGTATGGAGAAGTTCTTTGGATAGATTACAAATACTTCCTAATAGAGATATTCAAAAGAAACTCAAAATAGGTTTTGATGCATTGGGGGAGACAGAGAAAATAATGTTCTTAgatattgcatgtttcttcaaCGGGGAAGACAAAGATCGAGTAGTAGATTTATTGGAAGGTTCTGATTGCTTCCCTAACATTGATATAGAAACTCTTGTAGACAAATCTCTTATCACTATTTTGGGGAAAAAATTGTGGATGCATGGTTTACTACAAAGAATGGGTTGGGAAATTGTTCGCTGTGAATACCCAAAAAAACCTGGAAAACGTAGCAGATTATGGCGTCGTGATGAGATCCTTGAAGTTCTACGAGAAAACTCT GGAACATATAAAGTTGAAGGCATAATGTTTAGTACCTCGTCTCCACACCAAAAAGAAGACTTGAATCCTAAAGCCTTTACAAATATGAAAAAACTTAGATTAATTAAAGCATGTGATGTGAACCTTCCACGGGGCCTCAATTCTCTCTCTAATTGGTTACAACTAATCGAATGGGACGAATATCCTTTGGGGTCTATACCGGAGAGTTTTCAACCAAGCAATCTAGTTGAGCTCATTATGCATCGCAGCAGCATTATGCAATTACCAAGCAATCTG AATTTAAACAAGTTGAAAGTCATGGACTTTACTGGCTCTGAAAACTTGATGATGACTCCTGACTTCTCTGGATTTCCAAGTCTTCGAAGGTTAATTTTTGAAGGTTGCACAAGATTGTATGAAGTTCACCCATCTATTGCGGCTCTCAATCAGCTTATTCTATTAAATCTCAAAGGTTGTAAACGTCTGATTAGGCTTCCGCATAAGATCAACTTGGAATCATTGAATCTTTTGATCTTATCGGGTTGTTCAAGATTTGCTGAGTTTCCAGAGGTTGGGGAGAATATGAAGCATTTGTCAAAGCTTTATTTGGATGGGACTGCCATTGAGGCACTTCCATTATCAATTCAACTTCTAACTGGCCTAACATTACTAAATCTTGGAGACTGCaagaagctttttttttttccgtgtGTCGTCTGTTTTTTACCTGCTCTTAAAACCCTCATTCTTTATGGATGTAGAGGTCAACCTCCTTcccttgttttattttcaattggTGCACCCCTCACCTTGTCGTTGCCTAGCTATTTTCAAGAGTTGACCTCTTTGGTAGCTCTAGATCTAAGTAGTTGCAATCTATTGGATGGAGCACTCCCCGACAATCTTAGTAGCTTAACCTCCTTGGAGTCTCTGAATTTAAGCAGAAACAATTTCACACGCTTGCCAGAGAGCATTTCTCAGCTTCCAATGCTTAAGTTTCTTTATTTGGATAATTGTAGGAGGCTTCAGTTATTGCCAAATCTTCCCTCAACTACACAATTTGTAATGGCTCGAGAATGTACTTCACTCCAAAATTATTCAAATCAAGTTGTAGTGTTGACTTCAGGTGGAGGAGAATTCACTGTTATTAACTGCCTCAGCTTGGCTACCCATGAAGAAGACATTCTAAATAAGGTTTCCTTCCATGAAGAAGACATTCTAAATAAGGTTTCCTTGCTAGATAGACACTTTCACCCATTGTGGAtggag GAGCAAATTCATCAAAGTGAAGAATACCATGGCATTTCTCAGACTGCAATTCCAGAGTGGTTCAATCAAAAATTTGGGTCATCAATATCGATCCCAATACCATACAATCTCTCAAAAGATAGTAGTTGGAGAGGAATTGTGTTGCATGCACCGCTATCTAGTAGTGTTCATGGTGTAACTGTGGATGATGCCTCAAATAATTCTCATGAGTTGATATGTAGCTTGGACATAGATGGAGGTCCTGCAACTTTTTCCGTAGTCCTCCCTAAATACCAACGCAGCCACAGTCGTTCATTAGGACTTTGCCTATATATATCGCATGCGAGGCTTAGGAACCAACTAGACAAGTGCAACTGCTTCACCGCTCGGTTTACATCCAACAGCCCCAATATTGTGATCAGATTTTGTGGCGCTCGTATCCTCTACGAGCAAGATATGATGCAGTTTGTACAAATTGTAAGCCAGAAAAATTTTGGATGGCATCCTTTAGTAGCGGAGGCAAGTAGTAGGTTTGACGGTGGCCCTTATGATGACTTCTATGCAGCTGGCCCGCTG GGCTTTCATCCCTCCACTAGGtatagtttttgttttcctcCATGTAAAGTTCAAGACTGGTTCACTCATCAAAGTTGTGGACACTCAGTGGCAATTGACATCCCCCCAAGATTGTACGGTAACGATAATTGGATGGGACTTGTTCTATATGCTTCTTTTTCAATCCGCAGGGATTCAGAAACCCTCCTCGACAATTGTCAATTGCAAATGGCTCTGCATGATAGAAGCTTTTCTTGCCACACCAGTAGACATGAAATCAAGCAGTTTATTACTCCAGGTGGCTTCTGTTTGATAGCTTATGTGCCAGCTAGTAATGTATTGGGGCATTGGGAACAGTACAGCAGccacattgcagcttcatttgtaAGTGATTGTCCAATCATTACAATGGAGAAATGTGGACTTCGTATTTTGTACAAGCATGATCAAGTACAATTCGAGCAAGAACTAAAACACTGCAATGATTTGTTTTCTGAGTACCGAGATTCCACAGGTCCTTTTATGGCTGATCTAGAAAAAACAAATGCAACAACAGTACCTCTCCACTCTAATAAGGACCTCGAAATTAAAATATCGATAAGGCCCATTGATCATCAGGAGAAGACTAATAAAACTCGCAGAAGTTACCTTATG GATCGTGGATATGATTCATGTTATCGTCCAAGTAAAATTCTGGAGTGGTTCACCCATCGGAGTGCCGACTCTGTTGTGACAATCCCTTTACCTCTAAATGATCGTACTTCTTGGATTGGACTTGCTCTTTGTGCTTCTCTTTCAGTCCCAGGGCATTCAAGTAACGTTGCTGACAATCTGGTTTCCCGACTTCCTTCCAACCTCATTTGTGATCTGGAAACTGATATTGACAAAGTGGAACGTTTCCATACTTATTGCCTCACCAAACGTGATCTCAAGTTGCTGTCAAAGCTAGGTGGATTCATTTGGCTATCTTATATACCACGCCGGTTGTTTCcaaattttatggatgaatgcaGTTGGATTGATGCTTCTATCTCAACCGATTGCCCAGGCTTGATGGTGCAAAAGTGTGGATTCCGTCTTTTGTATGATGAAGAAGAGCTATATGATCAATTTGAGGAAACAAAAAGCCATTTCTCATGTGGTTCAGATTATGACTGGGTTGAAGAATTATATGATGTTGAACGAAAGAACTCTGAGGATACGTTGATCCTGCGTAGCCAATTTGAAGAATTATATGACTGGGTAAAATACTAttggaagtatttttttttcaggttttttttcttttctataatgttttcttttatagaacaGACCTTTGGaccttctttttcattttttatttatttatttatttttatttaccgTTGGAAGTTAATTTGA